In one Solanum lycopersicum chromosome 11, SLM_r2.1 genomic region, the following are encoded:
- the LOC101247977 gene encoding nicotinamidase 1, with protein MGTVGQEAAIDLLKSEIPAEEDEPLLLTGDVNTGLVLVDIVNGFCTVGAGNLAPVTPNRQISAMVDESVKLAKVFCEKKWPIYALRDSHHPDVPEPPNPPHCIAGTDESELVPALQWLENEPNVTVRCKDCIDGFLGSIEKDGSNVFVNWVKANEIKIILVVGICTDICVLDFVCSVLSARNRGFLSPLKDVIVYSPGCATYDLPVQIARNIKGALPHPQEFMHHIGLYMAKGRGAKVVSHISFDTTTNET; from the exons ATGGGAACAGTGGGGCAAGAGGCTGCGATTGACTTACTGAAGAGTGAGATTCCGGCGGAGGAAGATGAACCGCTGCTTCTCACCGGCGATGTTAACACCGGTCTCGTACTCGTCGACATCGTTAATGGCTTCTGCACCGTCGGAGCTGGCAATTTG GCTCCGGTGACACCAAATAGACAAATTTCAGCAATGGTTGATGAGTCAGTTAAACTTGCAAAAGTGTTCTGTGAGAAGAAATGGCCTATTTATGCACTTCGTGATTCGCATCATCCTGATGTGCCTGAGCCACCTAATCCTCCTCATTGTATCGCTGGAACAGATGAATCTGAGTTGGTTCCTG CACTGCAGTGGTTGGAGAATGAACCTAATGTGACAGTGCGATGCAAGGATTGTATTGATGGTTTCCTTGGCTCGATTGAGAAAGATGGATCTAATGTCTTTGTAAATTGGGTGAAAGCTAATGAGATTAAAATT ATATTGGTTGTAGGGATATGCACGGACATATGCGTGCTTGATTTTGTGTGTTCTGTCTTATCTGCACGAAACCGTGGATTTCTCTCCCCACTGAAAGACGTGATTGTATATTCCCCTGGCTGCGCTACCTATGATCTTCCAGTCCAGATTGCCAGAAATATAAAAGGAGCTTTACCTCATCCACAG gaattcatgcatcacatAGGCCTTTACATGGCCAAAGGAAGAGGAGCAAAAGTAGTTTCACATATCTCATTTGACACGACAACCAACGAGACATAA
- the SGT1 gene encoding protein SGT1: MAEQDPYANIFSQKNSRLADDTVFFSIYPDFTLNPTSPPTSITSQLQSLHLQILQNLSPFTSNYIWQHEPFTLTLSPGPTPPHLSGKLRYGDNLEDEWFVVFLLFETSKRFPSVSIRVWDSDGEFLLIETAFYLPRWVNPDTAMNRVFIRGGFLHIIPNSVIPTTPSIHEALNLLRNVSSTRAPEGVQRQLENRLKEYPNRAEKNVHKVRVRVPLSVAKVLKHEPCLISLAVEGFYDRDIDTMKFAAEMERFLGNGGSGEELVRVLVTMSRAMYAQLVQQTFQAPKCYPALPPRSDVGAYMEAELGMKIACGFEMIYQLKKRQGMDGKGSTWDAFRLSLERSGYFEGLLPGSKEYKRLMKNAEEYYKNSSLHARESATLSAPVRRIDEILALPDSADDFKDQEIPPSDDDSWLYGGEDELNSVLQERQKEMELYNSKRKQKSKEQDGPSNHSDNFDLKDISNSMQAFVTKVASYEGAEVPEDRNVKEVDFDVDHFMKDLESFMRGQGNEDIGRDVDIEEGSSSDMEFDESEDESDIAEPHDDNDEGGAAFMHSYSDTLNDELKGTTLSNTFVRANGESESIKKDEGTSTAAENMEEEDFSPVDVDFNLVKNFLDSFSSQDGLPGPASNLLGLMGLQLPPDASKGK, from the exons ATGGCGGAGCAAGACCCTTACGCCAACATCTTCTCCCAGAAAAACTCCCGTCTAGCTGACGACACGGTATTCTTCTCCATATACCCAGACTTTACCTTAAACCCCACTTCTCCTCCAACCTCCATAACTTCTCAACTCCAATCCCTTCACCTCCAAATCCTCCAAAATCTCTCCCCTTTCACTTCCAATTACATATGGCAACACGAACCCTTCACCCTCACCCTTTCCCCCGGCCCCACCCCTCCCCATCTCTCCGGCAAACTCCGGTACGGGGACAACCTCGAAGACGAATGGTTCGTCGTATTCCTCCTTTTCGAAACCTCAAAACGCTTCCCTAGTGTGTCAATTCGTGTTTGGGATAGTGACGGGGAGTTCTTATTGATCGAAACTGCATTTTATCTCCCCCGTTGGGTTAACCCTGATACAGCAATGAACCGTGTTTTTATCAGAGGTGGGTTTCTTCATATTATCCCTAATTCGGTAATACCCACAACCCCATCAATCCACGAGGCGTTAAATTTGTTAAGGAATGTGAGTAGTACTAGAGCACCTGAAGGAGTGCAGCGTCAGTTAGAGAATAGGTTGAAGGAGTATCCCAATAGAGCGGAGAAGAATGTGCacaaggttagggttagggttccCCTGTCAGTTGCAAAAGTGTTAAAGCATGAGCCTTGTTTGATTTCGCTTGCGGTGGAAGGATTTTACGATAGGGATATTGATACAATGAAGTTCGCGGCGGAGATGGAGAGGTTTTTGGGGAATGGGGGTAGTGGGGAGGAGCTGGTTCGAGTTTTGGTTACGATGTCTAGGGCAATGTATGCACAGTTGGTGCAGCAGACATTTCAGGCGCCGAAATGTTATCCGGCTTTGCCACCCAGGAGTGATGTGGGTGCTTATATGGAAGCTGAGCTGGGAATGAAGATTGCTTGTGGATTTGAGATGATTTATCAGTTGAAAAAGAGGCAGGGCATGGACGGAAAAGGGAGTACATGGGATGCGTTTAGGCTGAGTCTAGAGCGGAGTGGGTACTTCGAAGGGCTGTTACCAGGATCGAAGGAGTATAAAAGATTGATGAAGAATGCTGAGGAGTATTACAAGAATAGTTCACTGCATGCAAGAGAAAG tgCTACACTAAGTGCTCCAGTGCGAAGAATAGATGAGATCCTTGCCCTTCCTGATTCTGCTGATGACTTTAAGGATCAGGAGATACCGCCATCTGATGATGATTCATGGCTTTATGGTGGAGAGGATGAGCTAAATTCCGTTCTTCAAGAGAGGCAAAAGGAGATGGAACTTTACAATTCAAAAAGGAAACAGAAATCAAAAGAGCAGGATGGGCCCAGCAATCATTCTGATAATTTTGATCTAAAAGATATATCGAACTCTATGCAAGCATTTGTCACAAAAGTGGCCAGTTATGAAGGTGCAGAGGTTCCAGAGGACAG GAATGTAAAGGAAGTGGACTTTGATGTCGATCACTTTATGAAAGACCTGGAATCGTTTATGAGGGGTCAGGGCAATGAAGACATTGGCCGTGATGTTGATATTGAAGAAGGGTCATCATCAGATATGGAGTTCG ATGAATCTGAAGATGAGAGTGATATTGCCGAGCCacatgatgataatgatgaggGAGGTGCTGCTTTCATGCATTCGTATTCGGACACTCTGAATGATGAACTGAAAGGCACCACACTAAGTAATACCTTTGTCCGCGCAAATGGAGAGTCTGAGTCCATAAAGAAAGATGAG GGAACATCTACTGCTGCAGAAAACATGGAAGAGGAGGATTTCAGTCCTGTAGATGTTGATTTCAATCTTGTAAAGAATTTCCTGGATTCGTTTTCTTCTCAAGATGGACTTCCAGGACCTGCTTCTAACTTGCTTGGACTTATGGGTCTACAGCTACCACCAGATGCTAGCAAAGGGAAATAA
- the LOC101247386 gene encoding uncharacterized protein has product MAVSLTRLSWWWWGGKEKEPVSNGSSMNPLQDFGFGLKEQSDSLKFKSVRGANLASTTRKVKRKWKSREERKRVDEKYDVVLVPSDGVCLSGSESDDSDWSIGWLEPHAPDFQNDDEGDDSFAVLVPCYRHDCREIGEPNNQFLSAIENLSNGYPAEGKKYMEQWLSSLQNF; this is encoded by the exons ATGGCAGTTTCTTTGACTCGTTTGTCATGGTGGTGGTGGGGTGGGAAAGAGAAGGAACCAGTGTCTAATGGATCTTCAATGAATCCCTTGCAAGATTTTGGATTTGGATTGAAGGAACAAAGTGATAGTTTGAAGTTTAAGTCAGTGAGGGGGGCTAATCTAGCTTCAACTACTAGGAAAGTGAAGAGGAAATGGAAGAGTAGAGAGGAGAGGAAGAGGGTTGATGAGAAATATGATGTGGTATTGGTGCCATCTGATGGTGTTTGTTTATCAGGTTCCGAATCCGATGACTCTGACTGGTCGATCGGGTGGCTGGAACCACATGCCCCTGATTTCCAGAATGATGATGAGGGAGATGACAGTTTTGCTGTGTTGGTTCCTTGCTACAGGCATGATTGTAGAGAGATAGGAGAGCCAAACAATCAGTTTTTAAGTGCCATTGAGAATCTCTCAAATGGGTATCCTGCTG AGGGTAAGAAGTATATGGAGCAATGGCTCTCTTCTCTTCAGAATTTTTGA
- the LOC138339661 gene encoding uncharacterized protein, with translation MSKRGNETPRKSRRLNDEASSDDFHAPSFKILSQTQTQPSYVKVKSRSGKSNWKKQTNKHPKENEKKRKGKEKKKVDEFEKRAKERGKKRKEKEIEDSSDSESDFVEELIKSKSKKPRASEIDTSHLQDRYMKHV, from the coding sequence ATGTCGAAGAGAGGCAATGAAACCCCGCGAAAAAGTAGAAGGTTGAATGATGAAGCAAGCTCAGACGATTTTCATgctccatctttcaaaattttatcacaaacACAAACTCAACCTTCATATGTTAAAGTTAAATCTAGATCAGGGAAATCAAATtggaaaaaacaaacaaacaaacatccAAAAGAAAacgagaagaagagaaaagggaaagaaaagaaaaaagtagatgaatttgagaaaagggcgaaagaaagaggaaagaagaggaaagaaaaagaaattgaggaCTCATCAGATTCTGAATCTGATTTTGTAGAAGAattgataaaatcaaaatccaaaaaaccaAGAGCCTCTGAAATCGATACTTCACATTTACAAGATCGATATATGAAACATGTATGA
- the LOC101262680 gene encoding kinase-interacting protein 1, producing MLQRAATNAYSWWAASHIRTKQSKWLEQSLQDMEEKVEDVIKLIEEDGDSFAKRAEMYYKKRPELINFVEESYRAYRALAERYDKLSRELQSANNTIATLFPEQIQLAMDEEDDYGTPRMPKNFPQVPTTGANIPNVPPKAPVKDMKGLLKTGTLQFLGKKTANKARDANKETPKSGLTKDEALEEIDKLQRDILSLQTVKEFVKSSYQSGIAKTMEIEHQIVEKHQKICSLEDEFGEARVIEDDEARTLMAEAALKSCQETLAQLQEKQEQSTNEAKEEFKKIEEARKKLKSFRQKYLGDPADETEPDEKDDESAGVTDVSSQCTSLEEIGEKMESLHGKMNEQFDASSMSSLTVTQLAEKIDELVNKVVSLEAAVSTQTVLIERLRTEACGLHTHIRTLEDDKAATLTGDTHNLNVRVTMLEEKLKGIQDLNKDVETQNSSLKTHFAEAHNSLGQLSFKLTSVKPDEEVDETDSSQDEEEDLADIRLQNEPEKKENHVSASEAKKEQDPVSASEIKKEQDPVSVVSDKEVQEDTKSLKKHVEPLEPTVAEKGEERVSSKSESSVHHEQKPLEDEDKDDDLTWQQMLLTGLEDKEKILLTEYTTILRNYKELKRKLIEMEKKERDTEFEVTLQIRELKSTISKKDEEIESLRLKLSLVQGNASESSESKEEKHQDLNPSDDRSLKPEDTPKNEEKDEQDAKIILIDQCSSLSPVEEKLRMGIDALLDENLNFWLRFSSAFHQIQKFKTTAQDLQGEITTLKEKETKEGSSKTDMKSEIRPIYKHLREIQNELTVWLEQSLSLKDELKRRFSSLCSIQEEITKALKDGVEEDEIRFSSHQAAKFQGEVLNMKQENNKVREELEAGVEHVTTLQVDVEKTLRKLDHQFDVGGNQPQLTNSASRSRIPLRAFIFGTKVKKSKRSFFHHNRKYQVLKGGVPL from the exons ATGTTACAAAGAGCTGCAACTAATGCTTATTCATGGTGGGCTGCTAGCCATATTAGGACTAAACAATCCAAATGGCTAGAACAAAGCCTTCAag ATATGGAAGAGAAGGTAGAAGATGTGATCAAGCTCATTGAAGAAGATGGAGATTCATTTGCTAAAAGAGCAGAGATGTACTACAAGAAAAGACCAGAGCTAATAAACTTTGTGGAAGAATCTTATCGTGCCTATCGAGCGTTGGCTGAACGATATGACAAGTTATCGAGGGAGTTGCAGAGTGCCAACAACACCATTGCAACACTTTTTCCAGAACAGATTCAACTCGCgatggatgaagaagatgattatGGTACACCAAGAATGCCAAAGAACTTCCCTCAAGTACCAACAACTGGTGCAAATATACCAAACGTTCCTCCAAAGGCTCCTGTTAAAGACATGAAAGGTTTGTTGAAAACAGGCACACTGCAATTTCTAGGCAAGAAAACAGCTAACAAAGCAAGAGATGCAAACAAAGAAACACCAAAATCTGGTTTGACTAAAGACGAGGCACTTGAAGAGATTGACAAGCTACAGAGAGATATACTGTCTTTGCAAACTGTGAAAGAGTTTGTGAAAAGCTCTTACCAAAGTGGGATTGCTAAGACGATGGAAATCGAGCACCAGATTGTTGAGAAGCATCAAAAGATTTGCAGTTTGGAGGATGAATTTGGTGAGGCTCGGGTTATTGAGGATGATGAGGCTAGGACTTTGATGGCGGAAGCAGCATTAAAATCGTGTCAAGAAACGTTGGCTCAGCTCCAGGAGAAACAAGAACAGTCCACCAACGAAGCAAAAGAGGAGTTTAAGAAGATAGAAGAAGCTCGTAAGAAACTCAAGTCATTCAGGCAAAAGTACTTAGGTGATCCAGCTGATGAAACAGAACCAGATGAAAAAGATGATGAATCTGCTGGAGTAACAGATGTATCATCACAATGCACGAGCCTAGAAGAAATCGGTGAGAAAATGGAGTCGTTGCATGGCAAGATGAACGAGCAATTTGATGCAAGCTCTATGTCATCTCTAACAGTGACACAATTGGCAGAGAAGATTGATGAGCTTGTGAATAAGGTAGTCAGCTTAGAAGCAGCAGTTTCAACACAAACTGTTCTTATTGAGAGATTAAGAACAGAAGCCTGTGGACTCCACACACACATTCGGACTTTGGAAGACGATAAGGCAGCTACTCTGACAGGGGATACACACAATCTGAACGTTAGAGTGACCATGCTAGAGGAAAAGTTGAAGGGAATTCAGGATCTAAACAAAGACGTTGAAACTCAAAACAGCAGCCTTAAGACTCACTTTGCTGAAGCTCATAACAGTCTTGGCCAGTTATCGTTCAAATTGACGAGTGTGAAACCAGATGAAGAAGTTGATGAGACGGATTCATCACaagatgaagaggaggatcTTGCTGATATCAGGTTACAAAATGAGccagaaaagaaagaaaatcatgTTAGTGCAAGTGAAGCTAAGAAAGAACAAGATCCTGTTAGTGCAAGTGAAATTAAGAAAGAGCAAGATCCTGTTTCAGTTGTTAGTGATAAAGAAGTTCAGGAAGATACAAAATCCCTTAAGAAACATGTCGAACCTCTAGAGCCAACAGTAGCTGAAAAAGGTGAAGAGAGAGTCTCATCTAAATCTGAAAGTAGTGTTCATCATGAGCAAAAACCACTGGAAGACGAGGACAAGGACGATGACCTTACATGGCAGCAAATGCTGTTGACTGGTTTGGAAGATAAAGAGAAGATCCTCTTAACAGAATATACAACAATTCTCAGGAACTACAAGGAATTAAAGAGGAAACTAattgaaatggagaagaaagaaagagacaCTGAATTCGAAGTCACGTTGCAGATAAGAGAGCTAAAAAGTACTATTTCAAAGAAGGATGAAGAGATAGAAAGTTTACGTCTAAAGTTAAGTCTGGTACAAGGAAATGCTTCTGAAAGTTCAGAGtcgaaagaagaaaaacatcaaGATCTCAATCCTTCTGATGATAGAAGCTTAAAACCTGAGGACACGCCTAAAAATGAAGAGAAGGATGAACAGGATGCCAAGATCATTTTGATTGATCAATGTTCATCCCTCTCGCCAGTTGAAGAGAAACTCCGGATGGGCATTGATGCATTACTAGACGAAAACTTGAATTTCTGGCTAAGATTTAGCTCAGCATTTCATCAGATTCAAAAGTTCAAGACCACAGCCCAAGATTTGCAGGGCGAAATAACAACACtcaaagaaaaggaaacaaaagaGGGCAGCTCCAAAACAGACATGAAATCAGAAATCAGGCCCATATATAAACACCTGAGGGAGATTCAGAATGAGCTAACAGTATGGTTAGAACAAAGCTTGTCACTAAAAGATGAACTGAAACGTAGATTCTCGTCTTTATGCAGCATTCAGGAGGAAATCACAAAAGCACTAAAGGACGGCGTTGAAGAAGATGAAATCAGATTCAGTAGCCATCAAGCTGCAAAGTTCCAAGGTgaagttttgaatatgaaacAAGAAAACAACAAAGTTAGAGAGGAACTAGAAGCTGGTGTAGAGCATGTAACTACACTTCAAGTAGATGTTGAGAAGACATTAAGAAAACTAGATCATCAGTTTGATGTTGGTGGAAATCAACCACAATTAACAAACTCAGCAAGTAGATCAAGGATACCTTTGAGAGCATTCATCTTTGGAACGAAAGTAAAGAAGAGTAAACGTTCGTTTTTTCATCACAATAGGAAATACCAGGTCCTGAAAGGTGGAGTACCTTTATag
- the LOC101263268 gene encoding nucleobase-ascorbate transporter 11 isoform X1, whose protein sequence is MEGGSNSDMKERMERQKGVNPKIEPFVPKKGYDPRELKSWAKRTGFVSTTFSGETERGGGHSRRDFDNGRDLNVSSNENVGFDLERGVNKTETVSPKIELDPILGRARNRGVEIEPISGSNNEGLRNGRGRGRGKGENLGRRTEMEPILRGHNEERKDARNENGNDGDSANGAVNGNGNGHIAQPATPVTEVPRKDDGNVDEEVGMGIYPNGEDPSYGGWHQSPRMKCGLRENPGVVPLMFYGLQHYLSLAGSLIFIPLITVPTMGGSDKDTADVVSTVLLLSGLTTILHSYFGTRLPLVQGSSFVYLAPALVIMNSEEYRNLADHKFRYIMRELQGAIIVGSIFQSFLGYSGLMSLFLRLVNPVVVAPTVAAVGLAFFSYGFPQAGSCVEISLPQILLILIFTLYLGGISIFGYRVFRIYAVPVSVMIIWAYAFFLTAGGAYNFKGCSPDIPNSNILIDACQKHANTMRHCRTDVSNAMRTAAWVRIPYPFQWGIPTFRLRTSIIMVIVSLVASIDSIGSYHSAAIRINLKPPTPGIVSRGIGLEGFCSVLAGLWGTGTGATTLTENVHTINATKVANRRAVQLGAVLLILFSFVGKIGAILASIPQALAAAVLCFTWALIVALGLSTLQYTQNASSRNIIIVGVSLFFGLSVPAYFQQYAPETGLILPGYLIPYAAASNGPVHTGNSQFNFAMNALLSLNMVVTLLVAFVLDNTVPGSRQERGVYAWSKAEDIMTDPSSLLDYSLPSRVARCFHWAKCVGT, encoded by the exons ATGGAAGGTGGGTCAAACTCAGacatgaaagaaagaatggagagGCAAAAGGGGGTAAATCCAAAGATTGAGCCTTTTGTACCAAAGAAAGGTTATGATCCTAGAGAGTTGAAATCTTGGGCTAAGAGGACTGGTTTTGTGTCAACAACTTTTTCTGGTGAGACTGAAAGAGGTGGTGGTCATAGTAGGAGGGATTTTGATAATGGTAGAGATCTGAATGTGAGTAGTAATGAGAATGTTGGATTTGATTTGGAAAGAGGGGTTAATAAAACTGAAACTGTATCTCCAAAGATTGAGCTTGATCCTATTTTAGGAAGGGCAAGGAATAGAGGGGTTGAAATCGAGCCAATTTCCGGGTCAAACAACGAGGGTTTGAGAAatggaagaggaagaggaagaggaaaagGTGAAAATCTTGGGAGGAGAACTGAGATGGAGCCTATTTTGAGAGGTCATAATGAGGAGAGGAAAGATGCTAGGAATGAGAATGGCAATGATGGTGATAGTGCTAATGGAGCTGTTAATGGGAATGGGAATGGACACATAGCTCAACCAGCTACTCCAGTTACAGAAGTACCACGGAAGGATGACGGCAATGTGGATGAAGAAGTAGGAATGGGCATATATCCCAATGGCGAGGACCCTAGTTACGGAGGGTGGCATCAGTCTCCGCGGATGAAATGTGGATTAAGGGAAAATCCGGGTGTTG TGCCTCTTATGTTCTATGGGTTGCAGCACTATTTGTCATTGGctggttcacttatttttatccCTCTGATTACTGTTCCCACCATGGGTGGAAGTGAT AAAGACACTGCTGATGTGGTTTCCACAGTGCTGCTATTGTCTGGCCTTACCACAATACTGCACTCATATTTTGGCACCCGTCTGCCGTTAGTTCAAGGGAGTTCATTTGTATATTTGGCTCCTGCATTAGTTATCATGAATTCTGAGGAGTACCGGAATCTTGCTGATCAT AAATTTAGGTACATAATGAGGGAGTTACAAGGAGCTATAATTGTTGGATCGATTTTCCAGAGCTTCTTGGGTTACAGTGGTTTGATGTCCCTTTTTCTACG GTTAGTAAATCCCGTTGTGGTCGCACCAACAGTAGCTGCAGTGGGTTTAGCATTTTTTAGCTATGGCTTTCCACAAGCTGGTAGTTGTGTAGAAATCAGCCTTCCTCAAATACTACTTATCCTTATTTTTACCTTG TACCTTGGAGGAATATCCATTTTTGGTTACCGAGTGTTTCGTATATATGCT GTCCCTGTTAGTGTTATGATCATTTGGGCGTATGCGTTTTTCTTGACAGCTGGTGGTGCATACAACTTCAAGGGTTGTAGCCCCGACATACCAAACTCCAACATCCTTATTGATGCTTGTCAAAAGCATGCAAATACAATGAGGCATTGTAGGACTGATGTCTCCAATGCTATGAGAACTGCTGCCTGGGTCAGGATTCCTTACCCTTTCCAATGGGGTATACCGACCTTTCGGTTACGAACTTCAATCATTATGGTTATTGTGTCACTGGTTGCTTCCATTGACTCG ATTGGAAGTTATCACTCCGCCGCAATACGAATCAATTTGAAACCCCCAACCCCAGGTATAGTCAGCAGGGGGATTGGTCTGGAAGGTTTCTGTAGTGTATTGGCTGGACTTTGGGGAACGGGTACTGGGGCAACAACTTTGACAGAGAATGTACACACGATCAATGCAACGAAAGTAGCAAACCGAAGGGCTGTACAGCTTGGAGCAGTACTTTTAATCCTATTCTCCTTTGTAG GTAAAATTGGTGCTATTCTTGCTTCTATACCACAAGCATTGGCAGCCGCGGTACTGTGCTTCACATGGGCTCTTATTGTGGCTCTGGGACTATCTACATTGCAGTATACACAAAATGCAAGTTCCCGAAACATTATAATTGTTGGTGTATCCTTGTTCTTTGGTTTGTCGGTCCCCGCTTATTTTCAGCAGTATGCACCAGAGACCGGCCTAATCTTGCCTGGCTATCTAATTCCTTATGCAGCAGCATCCAATGGACCAGTACATACCGGAAATTCACAA TTCAATTTTGCAATGAATGCACTTCTGTCCTTAAACATGGTGGTCACACTATTAGTAGC
- the LOC101263268 gene encoding nucleobase-ascorbate transporter 11 isoform X2: protein MEGGSNSDMKERMERQKGVNPKIEPFVPKKGYDPRELKSWAKRTGFVSTTFSGETERGGGHSRRDFDNGRDLNVSSNENVGFDLERGVNKTETVSPKIELDPILGRARNRGVEIEPISGSNNEGLRNGRGRGRGKGENLGRRTEMEPILRGHNEERKDARNENGNDGDSANGAVNGNGNGHIAQPATPVTEVPRKDDGNVDEEVGMGIYPNGEDPSYGGWHQSPRMKCGLRENPGVVPLMFYGLQHYLSLAGSLIFIPLITVPTMGGSDKDTADVVSTVLLLSGLTTILHSYFGTRLPLVQGSSFVYLAPALVIMNSEEYRNLADHKFRYIMRELQGAIIVGSIFQSFLGYSGLMSLFLRLVNPVVVAPTVAAVGLAFFSYGFPQAGSCVEISLPQILLILIFTLVPVSVMIIWAYAFFLTAGGAYNFKGCSPDIPNSNILIDACQKHANTMRHCRTDVSNAMRTAAWVRIPYPFQWGIPTFRLRTSIIMVIVSLVASIDSIGSYHSAAIRINLKPPTPGIVSRGIGLEGFCSVLAGLWGTGTGATTLTENVHTINATKVANRRAVQLGAVLLILFSFVGKIGAILASIPQALAAAVLCFTWALIVALGLSTLQYTQNASSRNIIIVGVSLFFGLSVPAYFQQYAPETGLILPGYLIPYAAASNGPVHTGNSQFNFAMNALLSLNMVVTLLVAFVLDNTVPGSRQERGVYAWSKAEDIMTDPSSLLDYSLPSRVARCFHWAKCVGT, encoded by the exons ATGGAAGGTGGGTCAAACTCAGacatgaaagaaagaatggagagGCAAAAGGGGGTAAATCCAAAGATTGAGCCTTTTGTACCAAAGAAAGGTTATGATCCTAGAGAGTTGAAATCTTGGGCTAAGAGGACTGGTTTTGTGTCAACAACTTTTTCTGGTGAGACTGAAAGAGGTGGTGGTCATAGTAGGAGGGATTTTGATAATGGTAGAGATCTGAATGTGAGTAGTAATGAGAATGTTGGATTTGATTTGGAAAGAGGGGTTAATAAAACTGAAACTGTATCTCCAAAGATTGAGCTTGATCCTATTTTAGGAAGGGCAAGGAATAGAGGGGTTGAAATCGAGCCAATTTCCGGGTCAAACAACGAGGGTTTGAGAAatggaagaggaagaggaagaggaaaagGTGAAAATCTTGGGAGGAGAACTGAGATGGAGCCTATTTTGAGAGGTCATAATGAGGAGAGGAAAGATGCTAGGAATGAGAATGGCAATGATGGTGATAGTGCTAATGGAGCTGTTAATGGGAATGGGAATGGACACATAGCTCAACCAGCTACTCCAGTTACAGAAGTACCACGGAAGGATGACGGCAATGTGGATGAAGAAGTAGGAATGGGCATATATCCCAATGGCGAGGACCCTAGTTACGGAGGGTGGCATCAGTCTCCGCGGATGAAATGTGGATTAAGGGAAAATCCGGGTGTTG TGCCTCTTATGTTCTATGGGTTGCAGCACTATTTGTCATTGGctggttcacttatttttatccCTCTGATTACTGTTCCCACCATGGGTGGAAGTGAT AAAGACACTGCTGATGTGGTTTCCACAGTGCTGCTATTGTCTGGCCTTACCACAATACTGCACTCATATTTTGGCACCCGTCTGCCGTTAGTTCAAGGGAGTTCATTTGTATATTTGGCTCCTGCATTAGTTATCATGAATTCTGAGGAGTACCGGAATCTTGCTGATCAT AAATTTAGGTACATAATGAGGGAGTTACAAGGAGCTATAATTGTTGGATCGATTTTCCAGAGCTTCTTGGGTTACAGTGGTTTGATGTCCCTTTTTCTACG GTTAGTAAATCCCGTTGTGGTCGCACCAACAGTAGCTGCAGTGGGTTTAGCATTTTTTAGCTATGGCTTTCCACAAGCTGGTAGTTGTGTAGAAATCAGCCTTCCTCAAATACTACTTATCCTTATTTTTACCTTG GTCCCTGTTAGTGTTATGATCATTTGGGCGTATGCGTTTTTCTTGACAGCTGGTGGTGCATACAACTTCAAGGGTTGTAGCCCCGACATACCAAACTCCAACATCCTTATTGATGCTTGTCAAAAGCATGCAAATACAATGAGGCATTGTAGGACTGATGTCTCCAATGCTATGAGAACTGCTGCCTGGGTCAGGATTCCTTACCCTTTCCAATGGGGTATACCGACCTTTCGGTTACGAACTTCAATCATTATGGTTATTGTGTCACTGGTTGCTTCCATTGACTCG ATTGGAAGTTATCACTCCGCCGCAATACGAATCAATTTGAAACCCCCAACCCCAGGTATAGTCAGCAGGGGGATTGGTCTGGAAGGTTTCTGTAGTGTATTGGCTGGACTTTGGGGAACGGGTACTGGGGCAACAACTTTGACAGAGAATGTACACACGATCAATGCAACGAAAGTAGCAAACCGAAGGGCTGTACAGCTTGGAGCAGTACTTTTAATCCTATTCTCCTTTGTAG GTAAAATTGGTGCTATTCTTGCTTCTATACCACAAGCATTGGCAGCCGCGGTACTGTGCTTCACATGGGCTCTTATTGTGGCTCTGGGACTATCTACATTGCAGTATACACAAAATGCAAGTTCCCGAAACATTATAATTGTTGGTGTATCCTTGTTCTTTGGTTTGTCGGTCCCCGCTTATTTTCAGCAGTATGCACCAGAGACCGGCCTAATCTTGCCTGGCTATCTAATTCCTTATGCAGCAGCATCCAATGGACCAGTACATACCGGAAATTCACAA TTCAATTTTGCAATGAATGCACTTCTGTCCTTAAACATGGTGGTCACACTATTAGTAGC